The DNA sequence GAAAATAAATCCTATAAAAAGAAGATGGGGGGAGGGAGATTTGCaattgttctgtttcttttttcatttcttacaCCCACTATTCTGTCATTTACTTCCCATATCCTTTGGTTCTGCTTAAAGTTAATAAAAAACCAAGTTACGATGAACAGGAGACACCATATAAAAATCTGACTTTGGGAACATCCTCAAGAACAAACAAGTTGAAAGGTTAGCTATCAATGGTGTTGTCCTAAAGCAACTTTAGAATTCAAAGTTCATACCAATTACAGTCACACAAGAATCCTCCAAGTCTGTTTCACTTATTACAGGCACAGAAGGCTACCTCTAATACTCGATTTAATTAACCATAGGTCTTCATCTAGTAAACAGAACACTAGTCATTAGTCTTCTTTGTTTCTCAACTTCAAATCCACCTTTCTTGAACATACCGGCACCTGTCACTCCAATCtcagaggatccaacactctctttctgtttccctggCACTCCACACTGGTGTGCAGACTAAGGTCCAGCAAAaccacaccaccacccccccccacacacaagaagaaaataatattctaataCTTCCAAAAGATAACAGATAAAAAAGAATACATCTGATAGAGTTCACACCTTCGAAGTAACTTGGAAATTTAGTGCCTCTTTGGGCAGTCTATTTCAGATAAgttcttttttttacattttgtttcaagataggatctcactatgtaattttggttgtcttagaactcactgtgtagaccaggttggctctaactcacagagatctgccttgctctgcctcctgggattaaaggcttctgCTATTTTGCCTGGCTTTTTTTGTAATGGTGGCTGAGCTAAAGACCTTGAGCATGTCAGGcaaacactaccactgagctatatctctaagCTTCTAAGCTTCTTTTATGGGTTAAAAATCTGCCTTTCTTTAATTTGCATGGTTTTGGggttctgacacacacacacacacacacaactccaaatcagttttctttttcttggctttaaaGATAGAATCCTGTTATAATAGCTTGATTGATTCATCCCATCCCCTACTCTGCTCGCTTTGAGGTGGGCCCTATGTTTACACACACTTTATGCTTAAAGAAACTGAGGGCAAGGGAAGAGATTTGTCCTATGTCAGTTAGTACAAAGTGGAGCCAGGTATGAATCCAGAACCTATGCCTTAACCACCACTCCATTGCTTCTCATCCTTTGTGTATAGCCATTTTTCAAATGTTTGATGCCTGCTGTCACATTTCCCACCCAAATCTTTTCTTCCCCAGACTTCGTTTCCTCTAGTAAAAACAGGTTTTGGCACACAGAGTTCCTCCAGAATAAGTCGGATCAAGAAGTAAAATCCTCTGATCACCCTAAAAGGAGACCTTCCCATGCTTTGCATATTATACTTCTACTAAATGCAGCTTACAATGGCTTTGAAAGCCAAGGAAATCCCCTAAGAACACAATGAAGTACTAACCCAAGTGATGTGAAACCCTACAATCCTGAAAAAGCAGACACGTCACTTCTGACAACATGAAACAGAAGTGGGCTTGAACAGCTTGTACCTTGAACAATCTATACAGCAGCAAGGCCCAGGCCAACAGAAAACTGTGACCCTGAAAACAGTAAGTTCAGAGTTAGAAGTTTaagggctgagtgtggtggtacatgtctttaatgccagcacttgggaggcagaggcaggcggatctttgtgaattcaaggccaacctggtctacaaggcgAGTTCCAGGACGACTAGGGccgttgcacagagaaaccctgtcccgaaggaaaaaaaaagttagaaatttAAGAGCAGCCTCTTGGGGTTGGAAAGATAGGCTCACATTtggtgtacatatatgcatgtagacaaaacagtcatacacataaaataaaaataaatacacccaggggctggagagatggcttagcagttaagagtacatgctgctcttgcagaaaactgGTCTGGATTCCCAGTTCCAGTGATCTGACATCCACTTCTGAGTTGCTCTACTCTTTGGAAGCAGTAAACAGATAACTCAGAGAAGGCACAAATAGGTTATGCTCCAGGGTGTTCAGCACGTCCTTTGTTTATGTCTTCACCACTCATTCCTAGGAAGTCAGGAGGACTGAGTAATTCCAGTCTCTCTGACTGGACTCACCAGGGTAGCCTTCGAGCCCATAGGCCTGCCACTTGCTCACAGGCTGAAGGCCTGCTCTACGGGCATCCTGCTCAGTCACCGAGGACATGTTCAGATGAAATCTGACCACCTGGGAGGAGAGAAACTGACGTCAGAGGGCACGCTGTCTTAGGTCAACCCTCCCAAGAGATTTCCACTATGGGTTCTTAGTATCAGCTCTCCCACCTACTTGACCCATGGCcttagtttccccatctgtattCTAACAAATATTATACAGTTCTGcaaaattaagcaaaataaagTGCTAATAAGATAATTGGAATAAACTAGTTTgggctttcttttttaactttcaaaCAACCCTTTCCTATGAGAACACACTTCAGTAATTTAAGTGTTTGCTATCTTGGACTATCTCAGGTCACAATGCTATTTAGTCTGGTTAGTGCTAAAACACTGCTTCTGAGGCACTTGCTATAGTTAGCAATAGGAAAATATCAGGGAGGAGTAGGTTGAGAAAATGGAGAGTTCTCTAACCACAAAGAAAAAGTTATTTCCATAAAACCCTAGGACCCCATTTGCTGAAAGTGTTAACCTTTGATAAAATACTAATGCTAgaaatttgcttttattattaaaaaattaagtattaGGAGTGCATAAAGTTTTCTTTGCACATAAGAGTATCTTATAGTAGATATGATATCACACTAGTTGAGACCCAGTACGTAGCTGGGCacagtgtcacacacctttaatcctagcactctggagcagaggcaggcaattctctgtgagtttgaggacagcttggtctataaagtgagttccaggacagccagggctacaaagagaaaccctgtaacTAACCTAAACTACTCgaactaaaaactaaaacaaaacccaatatggtaatatagaggaaaaaaaatatatattaaagaaaacaaacagaaaaatcccaCTTCATTCTTCCATGAATAATCGATTTGGCTTGccttaaaatatattcaattttcCCCCACCCCAAAGAGAAGTAAACTGCTtctgtgttgttggtttttgaagacaggacctcactgcctctgctttccagtgctggaattaaaagtgtgtgccaccacgtctggcttgAGAAATGAACTTTTGTCTTAACAACCTCCAAGCATGGAGATTTCCCGACAAAATTCCAACAAACGACTGGTGTATAAGCaggcttaaaacaaaaaaaatctttctctgtgTTGCTGGGAAATCAAATCCAGtgccttgaacatgctaggcaagcactccaccacagAGCTAGCTACATGTCTGGTCCATCACTCTTTAAAATGGCTATCTGGAACTTTCTGAGAGACTTGACCTACTTAAGTTTTCTAGTTACTTATACTTATGGttgataaaatattttgtcatgatttctctctctccttttggtttttcaagacaagagtttctctttgtagctctggctgcctgggAACTAGATTTgcagactaggctgacctcgaactcattaGCCACCACCAGCCTGTGATAcagaataagactctgtctccaaaaaaaaaaaaaaaattaaaacacgaCTAAGGAAAATATACATTATACCACTCCAGCTTTCCCCTCTGCCCTCATTATGTTCTCTTTCAtcttaggaaggggaaacaaataGGGTATGTGGgctgtttagatttattttaaatttattttatgcgCATGAGCGTcttgcttgtggaggtcagaaaagggtgtatgatcctctggaactggagttacagacggctaTAAGCcgccacgtggatgctgggaatcgagccCAGACTCTCTGCTACAGCGGTaagctgctgagctctctctccaaatccatatatataaatatttatttatatattataataaacacaatttatttttttggtttttctagacagggtatctcttgtgtaacagctctgtctgtcctgaaactcgctttgtaggccaggcctccctcggcgtgcgccaccactgcccatctttagattttttgacatttattttcacCGTGGATGGAGTATCTCAAAATCCCACAACGACCTTTCGTCTCTTTCAAGTCTCAGAGAAGAGAGGGGCTAGTCTCACGCCCAACCGTTTAACAGCTTGAGACTTATTCGACGGCAGGTTTTAGGTGAAACTGTGGAGCCAGCCTGACGTCCAAGAAGACGTCCTGTCGGACTTTACAGAAAATAACGCATTAGCGTTAAGTGGACAGACAGCTCAAGGAAGCACGAGCAACCTCGAGGCTTTTCGGAGCGAGGCTTTGGCGGGGCTTGCGGAGAAAATGGCGGCAGGGAGAAGGAAGCGGCCGGGCACTCTGCGGGCGGCGAGCCAGCTGGGGAGCAGTACAGCTCGGCGCCCAGGTCCAGCAAGGGTTCCCTCCATCACCGGCCCGGAGGCCGAGAGGTCCCGGCAGGCCCGGCAGGACGCCAGGCGCGCGGGGCGGCGCGCACGACTCCTCCCTTCGTACCTGGGGCACGCCGGGCCTCGGGCCTGGGGCTTCGTGTGCCGTCGAGAAGTCGATGACCGCTCCCAGGTCGGCCGTCCCGCGCCGGCACTGCCGGTAGAAGCGGAAAAGTTTCCGGAAGGCGTCCTCTCGCGGCTCGGCCGCCAGCGTGGCAAACGAagccactgccgccgccgccatcttCCCCATGTCGAGGCTGCCAACAGTCTGACCCGGAAGCGGAGCTCGCAGCTCGGGACCCGGGAGGTCCTTCCGGGGTCACGACCCCAGGTCTAGATTCGTTCAGGTTTCAACATGGCGGTCTCCGCCGCGAGTCGGGCAATGGCGCTGCAAGCGCGTGCTGGTCGGCATATTGCTTTTATCAGAAAAATTCCTTGGACCGCGGCGGCGAGTGAGTGATGGAGATGAAGGGCGCAATTTTTATGTTTAAGTAACTCGTAAAACCTTGTAGAGAACTTAAGTCAGCATGGTAGATGGGTTAGGTCAggtggtttgcttttttttaaatttttaaattttaattttatttatttatttatttattttttaatggaacGCTTCGCAgatttgcgtgtcatccttgagcaggggccatgctgatcttTTTTTGAAGCGAGCTCAAGTGGTTTGCTCTTGAGCAAGTCACTGCGCGgaaaattttgtttccttttaactGTTTAGGGATacctccccactcccccctccccccaagaaagaaaaaaaaaaaacccacaactttTAGGGTGCGAATCGACCTTACCCAGTGATTTGGAATGAGTTGGTGGAAAGATTTATGATTTGCTTCCTTGGACATTTACAATTCAGAGGGAGCTATTTTGACCTCGGGGGAGCTTGGCTTTAAAGCGGCAAGAATGTAGGGGTGAACATGAGAGAAAAGGAGATCGCATTGCGTTCCAAAGATGAAAACTTGGACTCGGGAACTGGTCAAGGGGGAGGGGTCGGAAGCACGTAGTTTTTCAAGATAAAATTGACAGCATTTGTGCTGGTTTTAGGAAAAAGATGTACATTCCAGATTCCTGGCATAGGTGACTTGTGCTTTTAGAATTTAGGAGGCGCAAACTAAGAGAAGATGAAGAGTAAAGTTGCAGTGTGTGAATTTGAACTGCTAGTGAGGTCTCTGGCCAGCATATAGGTGGAGGTTGCATTTTGTGGTTGAGAGGTGGACTTTGAAGTCAGACTGCTTGAGTTAGAATTCCAAACTACTCATTTTAATAGTTGTATAATCCGAATTACTTGTTAATAATGGGAATAATGAACTGAATGTAAGATCGTACAAGAGAGCCTGTTTAATTTTCCAAAAAGTGGAATCAGTAATACCTCGACATCGAAATGGAGAAAGGATTAAAAGAGTTTATGTGTAAACTCAGTAGATTTATGCTAGCGTGTACGTACTTAACTAGTGGTAGTTATCTGCATGGTTAAAATTGAAGTGCAGGGAAGAAGACTAGTCTGGCAATAGAGGGTTAGTTAGTTCTAAAATCACCACCTTTGATTTCTGTTAGCTGCAGTTtagatttagtttttatttatgtgtatatatgtgtatgtggatatgtgcagGTGAATAAAGGTTCTTTTCTGTGTAgtacagaagaaggcattggatccacAAGAGCTGGAGCTGTAGGCATTTGTGAACCCTACTGACACGTGGGTCTttagaactgaacttgggtcctctgtaagagcagtatgtacacttaaatgctgaaccatctctccagccttatttattttgagacaggatctcatattaTTAGCCTACCTATagactgagtgctggggttataggtgagTTAACATgcctggttaattttttttttaaatttgctcaCCCAAAGTTAAAATCCAAGATTATTTTTTGGTAGTTATTCATGTAAAGATCAGCCCCTTTAAAAGTATAGAATATAGtgatttcttagttttttttttttttttttaaaaactcagccgggcggtggtggcgcacgcctttaatcccagcactcgggaggcagagccaggcggatctctgtgagttcgaggccagcctggactaccaagtgagttccagtaaaggcgcaaagctacacagagaaaccctgtctcgaaaaaccaaaaaaaaaaaaaaaaaaaactcagatgtAGTAGTATGATTAGAAATAGGGTCTGTGCTCCATCTTGGTGAATGCCAAACCCACTATAATGTTATTTCTTATAGTAcgtccctttccttttttttttttttttctttcttttttgagacagggtttctctgcataacccTGACTatctttgaacttgctctgtagaccaggctggtctcaaactcatagagatcctcctgcttccgactcctgagtgctggggttaaaggcgtgcatcaccactgtcCAGGCATATTCTTTTAAACTTTGTAGAAAGGCTGAGGATTTTCACCAGCATCTAGTAGATTCAAGTTTGCATGCCATAAGGGCTGCCTTGTAATCTTTAAAACTCAGTAACATTGCAacttggaaacatttttttttcctcagttcaTCCTTTCATTAAGCAAACAATTTCTGAGAGGCCATAATGGTCAGAAAGATCAGGGCCTcatagaacaaaataactggaGGTTAGGCAAAGTAGCAccaaacatacatatttaaaaccaaatagtaggggctagagagatggctcagtggttaagagcttgggctgctattccagaggttctgagttcaattctcagcaaccacagtggctcacaaccatctatagtgggatatgatcccctcttctggtatgcaggcatacatgcagatggagtactcatatacataaaataaataagtctttaaaaaacaataaaaattctaGAAAACACTTGCAGTGTTATGGTTTGGACCTTGAATGTCTCTCGTTGGCTCCTATGCTAAGGACTTGGGTTACTAGCCTGTGGTGCTATTAGAAGTGGGAACCTTTTATGATATCAATCAGGCTGTTCTCGTTCAGATCATCACAGGGACATAAGCAagtaatattaaaatgtaaaccTACAACCACTATAGAAGAGAAAGAGACTGTGCAGCTTTATCTTTAAGATCATGTACTGTGAACCTTTTGAGATCTCACAGGAAGAATATTGTATTCTAGTATGAGCTCGATAAAATAATACTCTGTGGAGGTATTTAGCTCGGcctgaaaaaaagaaaccttatACTTTAGATTGGAGGAGATAAGAGTACTGACATATGGATGAGAACCACAGACACAAGGATGGAAATCCACAGGATAGGACAGAATTAACTTTGCTGTACTTGATAGCAACTAGGCCAGCAAAAGCAAAtaaggcaggaagcataggtacGGCTGATTGAAGACCAGGAAATTGAGATTTTGTTTGGAAATCTCCAGTGCATCTGGCAGGAGACTGGGCTGGAAGGTTTATACCTTCCGCTTACAGGGATTGTCTTCCCACACCCAGTGCCATACCCGGTGTGAGAAGAGTATCTCCTGAGGATGGAGACTGCAGCCTGGCCAGCCGTTTATCTGTCCATGTCCCCATCACACCTCCAGATCTGCTGTTTTACAGCAACAGTCAGTCCTGTAGCTTTTGGAATCTTAAGACTCAGGGAATGTAAAGAAGTTCAGGAACTCTgggctctttctgattttttttttttttggtttttcgagacagggtttctctgcgtagctttgcgcctttcctgggactcacttggtagcccaggctggcctcgaactcacagagattcgcctgcctctgcctcccgagtgctggaattaaaggcgtgcgccaccaccgcccggctctttctgatttttatcTACAATCTACAATAGTGAATGCAAGATACACAAACTTATTTTAATatgctttctctttcttacaGGTGAGCTGAGAGAACACTTTGCTCAGTTTGGCCGTATACAAAGATGTAATTTACCTTTTGTGAGTattaaaacattaacaaaaaactgttgggggtggggaggggacatatctcagtggtagaacacttgcctcatatgtatgaggctctgggtttgatcctcagactCAGACTGCCAGAAGAgaaaaaatgttatcatttaattcttgatttcttttatcagcatttaaaatacattatctAATGGAATGAAACTCTCAGAAAATCTGTTGATAAACTTGTGGGTGATACTGATTAAAGCATACAATACTTTATCACAGATATTTAACTAAAATTTTTTTTAGctgctggtgatggtggtgcatgactttaatcccatcactcaagaagcataggcaggtggatctctgagctggaggccagcctggtgtatagagTGAGTTTTAtgacaagccagggctacacaggcaaaccctgtctccagaaacaaaacaaacaaattatgcTAAAATTGcataatttcctttttaacaattttaaaaagatgtatttattatgtatacagtgttctgcctgcatgtatgcttgcatgtcagaagagggcaccagttctcattatacagggttgtgagccaccatgtggttgctgggaattgaactcaggacctctggaagaacagccagtgctcttaacctctgaaccatctctccaccccctgcataatttccttcttcaaacccCTCCCATGTATCCTGTGGCCACCCcttactctttttcaaattcatgctattttttttccctcttatttcttttcaagggtttctctgtgtagcccaggctgtcctggaacactctgtagaccaggctggccttgaactcagagatccacttgcctctgtcctccaggtgctgggattaaaggcatgcaccacctggctggtatctttttcttttcattggtgtgagtgtatgtgtgcaagcatgtgtgcatcacacacacatacaacctgctcagtctgtataaagttatttgtatgttttcagggctgactgttcagtactggataaccaattggtgtatgtccctgaggaaaactctcctgctctcagcattcctcagttgtcTGTAGTTATTTTCTGAGGGTCAGGGCCTCTTGACCCTCCCTCCTTTCAGGTTAGCATGTCTACTGGCGCTGTCCTTGTTTAGTGTATCAGACATTTATGTTAACTTTTATTGTTGCATAATGCTATCCCAAGCATAATGGCTAAACACAACACATGGCTACAACTTAGCTGGGTTCTCTGCTCAAGGTTTCAGAGATGTAGATTGAGGTTTCATCAGAGGTTCAGAATGGGGAAAAGTATGACTTCCAACCTCCCCTGAGGTACTTGGCaaaattcttttttaacattgtatttattgtgtgggtgctttgcctgcccgtatgcctgtgcaccatgtgtatataGCGTCCCCAGAAGCCAGCACTGGATCtcctaggactagagttacagtcaATTGTGAGACGCCATGTtggttctgggaaccgaactcgggtcttctggaaTAGCAGCAGTGCCCTTAacactgaacaatctctccagcctggcaaaattcttttaaaatttgtgtttctgagacaagacctcactatgtagctcaagctgtccTCAAAATTACTATTCCTGAACTCACAATTCTCCCGTCTCAGTTTTAAGTGATgggcttacaggcatgtgccaccatgttccaGTTTGGCAGCAAAGGTGTTTCTCTAGCGTGTTCAGACAGTCACATATAACATCATACTGGTGAGAGCCCATTTCCCTTTGCCATATTACCTGATTGGGGAAGCTATGTCTTATCATGtttgccatttctttctttttttctgagacagagtttctccatgtagttttggttcctgtcctggatctctctgtagaccaggctggcctcgaactcacagagatccacctggcttgtctcctgagtgctgggattaaaggcgtgcaccaccaccactggcccaCATTTTGTCTTACTAAGTTACATATTCTGACTCCAGTTCTATggcatctaatgccctcttctggactccatggttACCCATGTGCATATGGCATACATTTACACAGGCACATAAACATCAGAACTGAGCATACGATGACAGAGGTAGTAGTGACAAAGTTCATTGGTCTCAGAAATGACCAGATACAActaggtttgggtttttttttccggCTCGCAGTAAGTAGTTCTATGAAACAAGGAAACAATGAAATGAGTACTTCAGTGGTCCATTTCCTTTGACTGTTAGTGGTTTGTTTCTAGACCTTTTGACTATATTAAGTGCACTGTTCTGATCTGCATCTAGAAAGATAGGGAAAGCTttgttcctgtttcctctgttGCCAGTAGACAAGTAGAATAATGCTAGGATTTAGCCTTGGGTAACCAGGAGGGTATGTAGTAAGGGTTACTGATATGCACTGTCTGTGATCTAATTCTGGTGAATGAAAAAGTTGGTAGCCTTATATGGGTGGAGCTAATGGAAACTTTATCAAGTTCTTAGTTAATCCTTTTCCATTATATTTTCACTTTTAGGACAAAGAGACTGGCTTTCACAGAGGCATGGGTTGGGTTCAGTTTTCTTCAAAGGAAGAACTTCAGAATGCACTACAGCAGGAAAATCATATTATTGATGGAGTAAAGGTAAGTATTTCTGTTGACATTTGTTccatgttgctttttaaaaagtagttggtGTCCTATAAGGTCGCTGAGGAAAGTACATGAAGACCCTGTTATTTTTGGTGCTAGGGCTTGAATCCAGAGTGCTATATATAAGAGAAGCACATGCTCCACTGAGCGTTCATCCCCATGGAAGACCCTCTGACAGTTTGTCCAGGCGTACTAACGCAGAAGGGTGGAAACAGCAGTGTAGGCAGATGGGCTGACATCTTGCCTTTCCCCCAGATGAAGAAGTTTTAGTTGATTACCAGAGGAAAGACACCAACCACCTGAGTCTCTAATAAAATGGTATCCTTACAAATAGGTAAATTCTGCTTTTAATGTTTCTGATAAGCATTACCTTTTTACACAGTGCTTTTTCCCCCCTACAGATCCATGTTCAAGCTCAGAAACCAAGGGTTTTGCAAGAAGAGGCTCAAACATCTGACGAAGAGAAAGACTTCTGAGATGATTATTGTCTTAGCCAGTAAATAAAAGTAACTGAGACCTTTTctcaatgtttttatttgaaacaagAGCTGCACTAAGCAAGACCTTAGTTTCCCCACTGCGAGGTCAAACAGCACGGCAGGGCAAATATGTTTGGTGGCATAGTTCCAGTATGTGGACATTATCCTACTCACCGTTTTGGGGTAATAAAGTTTTTACACAAAATATTACCCATGGATTAGTAGGTGTCACATACAAGGAAGTGGTCTTCATTCTGTGTAGGGCAGTATTTCCTATAAGTGCCGCATGATGGGAGAAGCACAAACATAacccattctttaaaaaaactaatCCAAAGTAGAATATTCAACCCCCCATCTCCTGGAGTAAAAAGTGGTCCTGGGATCTACTGCCCAGATTTGGTTTCTATCCTGATCATTTACAAAGGGTTTCCCAATGACTTGCATCATTAGGTTGTTGAGTAAGAGTTCATTTGCTCTGAAGAGAGGCCTATCTACTCCTTCCTCCGCTTCTTGCCTTCATGCTCATGTTCCTTAGGGCGACTGCTATCAGAGGGTCTTTTAGAACCACCATGCTGTTTGGCTTCTTCCAAAAATTTGTCCAAACCAAAAGGATCTTCCTCAAACTGAACTGGTCCCTCTCGGCCTCTCAGTCTACGGTCTGAACCAGAGAACTCCTTATCAGGAACAAATctaggggagaaagagaagaggtcaTGAACTACCTTTGTTTTACTGGTGTAACGGGACAGTCAACTGTCTGTTTTGGTACCTGTTGGTCTTGATCCTGGTCTCTAGGTCATCACCATACATATCCTTGTCCAGATTTTTACTCGGCCTGTAGATACTTTGAGCCATATCTTTACCGCCTCTCCAGGCCTGATCATACACATTATAAATTTCATCTTCTCCATCTGCAAATCCACTGTCCATACCCTGTGGAAAAATAAATGacactaaataaaaatgtgtatttatccAAAGCTGAATCTGAATACTTGTGAGGAATTAACACTTCTAAGTTTACAGATAATTTTCAAAAAATCCCAACTGCAACATTTAAAAGATACATAAACTTGTTCAAACACATTTGAGTCCTTACCTAGAAACTTAATATTAAATTAAGGTATTCACTAAAAAGTTTgattaagccaggcggtggtggcgcacgcctttaatctcagcactcgggaggcagagccaggcggatctctgtgagttcgaggccagcctgggctaccaagtgagtcccaggaaaggcgcaaagctacacagagaaaccctgtctcgaaaaaccaaaaaaaaaaaaaaaaaaaaaaagtttgattaaGCTGGCtatggtctacatatcaagttccaggacagccagaactaagtaaaagaccctgtctcaaacaacaaa is a window from the Peromyscus eremicus unplaced genomic scaffold, PerEre_H2_v1 PerEre#2#unplaced_1181, whole genome shotgun sequence genome containing:
- the Slirp gene encoding SRA stem-loop-interacting RNA-binding protein, mitochondrial, producing MAVSAASRAMALQARAGRHIAFIRKIPWTAAASELREHFAQFGRIQRCNLPFDKETGFHRGMGWVQFSSKEELQNALQQENHIIDGVKIHVQAQKPRVLQEEAQTSDEEKDF